One genomic region from Nostoc sphaeroides encodes:
- a CDS encoding aminotransferase class I/II-fold pyridoxal phosphate-dependent enzyme encodes MLNQNQIPLLDALKANAARLHAPFYTPGHKQGEGISQSLADLFGKAVFRADLTELADLDNLFAPQGVIQEAQQLAAEVFGASQTWFLVNGSTCGIEAAILATCGTGDKIILPRNVHSSAIAGLILSGAIPIFLNPEYDPVLDIAHSITPNSVESALQQHPDAKAVLTVYPTYYGVCGNLSAIANITHQYNIPLLVDEAHGAHFAFHPELPTPALAAGADLTVQSIHKVLGAMTQASMLHIQGNRIDCDRISKALQLVQSTSPSYLLLASLDAARQQMALHGKMLMSRTLQLADEARTKISQIPGLSVLQIPSKPYQGGLGGSPGFVALDETRLTVTVSSLGLTGFEADEILDEKFAVTAEFASLQHLTFIISLGNTPADIEQLIQSFTTLAKEYCRTNLTVKNANWQNLLSTQGYALHFSPREAFFAVSETLPLAQTSDRICAEIVCPYPPGIPVLMPGEIITKPVLDYLQQIQAMGGFISGCGDISLRTLKVVN; translated from the coding sequence ATGCTCAATCAAAATCAAATACCCTTATTAGATGCCTTAAAAGCCAATGCAGCAAGACTCCATGCACCTTTTTACACCCCAGGACATAAACAAGGTGAGGGAATTTCTCAATCCTTGGCTGACTTATTTGGGAAAGCCGTCTTTCGCGCTGATTTAACCGAATTAGCTGATTTAGATAATCTGTTTGCACCCCAAGGCGTTATTCAAGAAGCACAACAACTAGCGGCTGAAGTATTTGGTGCATCACAAACATGGTTCCTTGTCAATGGTTCTACCTGTGGGATTGAAGCAGCTATTCTCGCTACCTGTGGCACAGGCGATAAAATTATTCTGCCTCGCAATGTCCATTCATCTGCGATCGCTGGTTTAATTCTCTCCGGTGCAATACCAATTTTTCTCAATCCTGAATACGATCCAGTTTTAGATATTGCCCATAGCATCACGCCTAATTCTGTAGAATCTGCACTCCAACAACATCCAGATGCTAAAGCAGTGTTGACAGTTTACCCAACATATTACGGCGTTTGTGGAAATTTGAGTGCGATCGCCAACATCACACATCAATATAATATTCCTCTACTTGTAGATGAAGCCCACGGCGCCCACTTTGCCTTTCATCCAGAATTACCCACTCCAGCCTTAGCCGCAGGAGCAGATTTAACTGTACAATCCATCCACAAAGTACTTGGTGCAATGACACAGGCATCAATGCTGCACATCCAAGGTAATCGGATAGATTGCGATCGCATCAGTAAAGCTTTGCAACTTGTACAATCTACCAGTCCAAGTTATTTACTTTTAGCTTCTTTAGATGCAGCGCGTCAGCAAATGGCACTTCACGGAAAAATGCTGATGTCTCGCACTTTGCAACTAGCTGATGAAGCTAGAACAAAAATCAGTCAAATTCCTGGCTTATCCGTTTTACAGATTCCGAGCAAGCCTTATCAAGGGGGGTTGGGGGGATCTCCCGGCTTTGTCGCTTTAGACGAAACGCGATTAACTGTCACTGTTTCTAGTTTAGGTTTAACCGGATTCGAGGCAGATGAAATTCTCGATGAAAAATTTGCTGTTACTGCTGAATTCGCATCATTGCAACATCTCACCTTTATCATTAGTTTAGGCAACACCCCAGCCGATATTGAGCAACTGATACAAAGTTTTACCACTCTTGCCAAAGAATATTGCCGAACAAACTTGACTGTTAAAAATGCTAATTGGCAGAATCTTTTAAGTACACAGGGTTATGCTTTACATTTTTCTCCCCGTGAAGCCTTTTTTGCTGTCAGTGAAACCTTGCCTTTAGCACAAACAAGCGATCGGATATGTGCTGAAATCGTCTGTCCCTATCCTCCAGGAATCCCTGTGTTGATGCCGGGAGAAATCATCACCAAACCCGTCCTTGACTATCTCCAACAAATTCAGGCGATGGGAGGATTTATCAGTGGTTGTGGTGATATTAGTTTACGCACACTAAAGGTAGTAAACTAA
- a CDS encoding DUF6883 domain-containing protein, producing MKLPNGEQAEISVQKLIGYCLNPEHPSGKHKARVFASILGITLENADVLRELIQTAAVAGEVVQQSTTQFGQQFKVDWIVPDTDGIRLRTIWETTANNVYPRLITAFLKLNEKS from the coding sequence ATGAAATTACCCAACGGTGAGCAAGCAGAGATTTCTGTACAAAAGCTCATAGGTTATTGTCTAAACCCAGAACATCCAAGTGGGAAACATAAAGCTAGAGTTTTTGCATCAATTCTAGGAATCACACTAGAAAACGCTGATGTTTTGCGTGAACTTATTCAAACAGCAGCAGTTGCAGGTGAAGTTGTTCAGCAAAGTACTACGCAATTTGGTCAACAGTTTAAGGTAGATTGGATAGTACCTGATACAGACGGAATCAGGCTGCGGACAATCTGGGAAACTACCGCTAATAATGTTTATCCACGTTTGATTACTGCATTTCTGAAGTTAAATGAAAAAAGTTAA
- a CDS encoding DUF2059 domain-containing protein, producing the protein MSDLAKSYSIKNKFKSMKRKFWLVAVILSLVTTYNRAAFAQSPTNTIAPSSNAQEIEKTNNIKKLFELIGVKNLSRQILTELLNNVKSDYPQVPQKFWDKFAAEFKSDDLVDEIIPIYKKYYTNEEIKQLITFYQTPLGQKTITVLPQVYQESYDIGRKYGRAAAQRALKKLEAEGYIRPSK; encoded by the coding sequence TTGTCAGATTTAGCTAAATCATACTCTATTAAGAATAAATTTAAATCAATGAAGAGAAAATTTTGGTTAGTAGCAGTTATACTTTCTCTGGTAACAACCTATAATAGAGCCGCTTTTGCTCAAAGTCCAACTAATACTATTGCACCAAGTAGTAACGCTCAAGAAATTGAAAAAACTAATAATATCAAGAAATTGTTCGAGTTAATTGGTGTAAAAAATCTTTCTCGACAGATTCTTACTGAATTATTGAATAATGTTAAGTCCGATTACCCTCAAGTACCTCAAAAATTTTGGGATAAGTTTGCTGCTGAATTCAAATCAGATGATCTTGTAGATGAGATTATTCCTATTTATAAGAAATATTATACTAATGAAGAAATAAAACAACTTATTACATTTTATCAGACACCTTTAGGACAAAAAACAATTACCGTTTTGCCTCAAGTTTATCAGGAATCTTATGATATTGGTAGAAAATATGGAAGAGCAGCAGCCCAAAGAGCGTTAAAAAAATTGGAAGCAGAAGGATATATCCGCCCTAGTAAATAA
- a CDS encoding DUF4926 domain-containing protein, translating to MKKVKLLDTIATLKPIPIERLQLLEADYTSIESLPSGQVGTIVEVYEQEEEYHYLVEFADTQGSEYAMATLRADEILVLHYDLAIA from the coding sequence ATGAAAAAAGTTAAACTTTTGGATACTATTGCTACACTCAAGCCGATTCCCATTGAGAGATTACAACTATTGGAAGCAGATTATACTTCTATCGAAAGCTTGCCCAGTGGGCAAGTTGGGACAATTGTAGAAGTGTATGAGCAAGAAGAAGAATATCATTATTTAGTCGAGTTTGCTGATACCCAAGGTTCTGAATATGCAATGGCGACTTTGAGAGCAGATGAAATCTTAGTTTTACATTATGATTTGGCAATTGCCTAA
- a CDS encoding M15 family metallopeptidase, producing MRAYHQIPIFECGEPIIAIPLELFAVESPHPYEKLGAPYSDRSPYYLRKSVIENLLQAQNYLNLLHPNWRIQIFDAYRPIAVQQFMVDYSFAQAVQDRGLTDAELSPNQRQEIWEAVYEIWAVPSLDEKTPPPHSTGAAVDVTLVDDKRQIINMGSPIDEMSERSHPDYYANFDHQQAQKYHTYRQLLGDVMLKAGFQRNPREWWHFSVGDQMWAWLNNQSNPANPVIARYGRVL from the coding sequence ATGAGAGCTTATCATCAAATCCCGATTTTTGAGTGTGGTGAACCGATAATAGCGATTCCTTTAGAATTGTTTGCGGTGGAATCTCCCCATCCTTATGAAAAATTAGGTGCGCCTTATAGCGATCGCTCTCCCTATTATCTCCGTAAAAGCGTTATTGAAAATTTGCTCCAAGCGCAAAATTATCTTAATCTCCTGCATCCGAATTGGCGTATCCAAATTTTTGATGCTTATCGCCCGATCGCAGTCCAGCAGTTTATGGTAGATTACAGCTTCGCCCAAGCAGTGCAAGATAGGGGATTAACTGATGCAGAATTATCCCCAAACCAACGCCAAGAGATTTGGGAAGCGGTTTATGAAATCTGGGCTGTACCGAGTTTGGATGAAAAAACCCCGCCTCCTCACAGTACAGGTGCGGCGGTGGATGTGACGTTGGTAGATGATAAAAGGCAAATAATAAATATGGGTTCGCCAATTGATGAAATGTCAGAGCGATCGCACCCAGATTATTATGCCAATTTTGACCACCAACAAGCGCAAAAATATCACACTTACCGTCAGCTATTGGGAGATGTAATGTTAAAAGCCGGCTTTCAACGTAATCCTAGAGAGTGGTGGCATTTTTCTGTTGGCGATCAAATGTGGGCTTGGCTGAATAATCAATCTAATCCAGCCAATCCAGTAATAGCACGTTATGGACGTGTCCTTTAG
- the trxA gene encoding thioredoxin has product MSTDTDIVAYVQESEFDTVLNGSEEKVVVVDFTATWCGPCRLISPLMDQLAEEYKGRAKVVKVDVDSNKPIFKRFGLRSIPAVLIFKDGDLAETIVGVSPYEQFSEAVQKLLEVVSSTDS; this is encoded by the coding sequence ATGTCTACAGATACTGACATAGTTGCTTACGTTCAAGAAAGCGAATTTGATACTGTTTTAAATGGAAGTGAAGAGAAAGTTGTTGTTGTTGATTTTACTGCTACTTGGTGTGGGCCCTGTCGCTTGATCAGTCCCTTAATGGATCAACTTGCCGAGGAATACAAAGGTCGCGCCAAAGTTGTTAAGGTAGATGTTGACAGCAACAAGCCAATTTTTAAAAGATTCGGTCTTCGCAGTATTCCAGCAGTTTTAATTTTTAAAGATGGTGATTTAGCAGAAACAATCGTAGGAGTTTCACCTTACGAGCAGTTTAGCGAAGCTGTTCAGAAGCTTCTTGAGGTTGTTTCAAGCACTGATTCGTAA